The following proteins are encoded in a genomic region of Pseudorca crassidens isolate mPseCra1 chromosome 1, mPseCra1.hap1, whole genome shotgun sequence:
- the MEIG1 gene encoding meiosis expressed gene 1 protein homolog produces MASSDLKPKSVSHAKKWSEEIENLYRFQHAGYRDEIEYKQVKQVAMVDRWPETGYVKKLQRRDNTFYYYNRQRECDDKEVHKVKIYAY; encoded by the exons ATGGCTAGTTCTGACTTGAAACCAAAATCAGTAAGTCATGCCAAAAAGTGGTcagaagagatagaaaatctGTACAGATTTCAACACGCAGGATATCGAGATGAAATTGAATATAAACAAGTGAAGCAAGTTGCTATG GTAGATCGTTGGCCAGAGACAGGATATGTGAAGAAACTTCAGAGACGGGACAATACTTTCTATTACTACAACAGACAGAGGGAATGTGATGACAAGGAAGTCCACAAAGTGAAAATTTATGCTTACTAG